A portion of the Pelagibaculum spongiae genome contains these proteins:
- a CDS encoding DUF4381 domain-containing protein, whose translation MVNQAADPLKDLKDIQLPIEPGLWPLAPGWWLLMLAAIVSIALVVYFYLKRKNSLKTHAYKEWQGYVDLPARDQLIKTRGLIRRIAQQQFSISVGDNSQQKWQQFLLDQQLDSIFEQQQNLWSKQSVNAEYVADCYQKTGQWIRRLK comes from the coding sequence ATGGTTAATCAAGCAGCCGACCCACTAAAAGACCTTAAAGACATTCAATTACCAATAGAACCCGGGCTTTGGCCATTAGCGCCGGGCTGGTGGCTGCTAATGCTGGCAGCTATTGTTTCCATTGCGTTGGTGGTTTATTTCTATTTGAAAAGAAAAAACTCCTTAAAAACTCACGCTTATAAAGAGTGGCAAGGTTATGTTGATTTACCAGCAAGAGATCAATTAATTAAAACTCGCGGGCTAATTCGCCGGATTGCCCAGCAGCAGTTTTCAATTTCAGTCGGTGACAATAGCCAACAGAAATGGCAACAGTTTTTGTTAGATCAGCAATTAGACAGCATTTTTGAACAACAGCAGAATTTATGGTCAAAACAATCGGTTAATGCTGAATATGTAGCAGACTGCTATCAAAAAACCGGTCAATGGATCAGGAGGTTAAAATGA
- a CDS encoding DUF58 domain-containing protein, whose protein sequence is MTDPATDKIASDKTATDKAATNKISADVQIQLEDLVGYRAGAKGLGLPPSRNSSSMRSGAHMSRLKGRGMEYEQSRAYQFGDDIRHIDWRVTARAGKLFSKEFQEEKDRQLLFIVDLNPSMHFGTRNCFKSVLAARITSLLGWAATAHGDRVGGMVFNRNTITQIKPGNGKKSLLKLLDLICNTDAESSVTSQPDANAQTNIDINIHGGSEPITFHQVLQQAQSLLRPGSLVVMLSDFYQLDSNAETQINRLAQHCDPLAVVISDQLEQTAPPPGKYWISHQQQTAQINTHSKALRSAWQQQFKEHQLNLSAMLSGNGIPNIRMSTEQASSPDQLALALKHALGIRHG, encoded by the coding sequence ATGACTGACCCTGCTACTGATAAAATTGCTAGCGATAAAACTGCCACTGATAAAGCCGCCACTAATAAAATAAGTGCTGACGTGCAGATTCAACTGGAAGATTTAGTTGGATATAGAGCCGGCGCAAAAGGGCTTGGCCTGCCGCCGTCCCGAAACAGCAGCAGCATGCGCAGCGGTGCGCATATGAGCCGTTTGAAAGGCAGAGGCATGGAGTACGAGCAAAGCCGCGCTTACCAGTTTGGCGATGATATTCGCCACATTGACTGGCGAGTTACCGCTCGCGCAGGCAAATTATTCAGCAAAGAATTTCAAGAAGAAAAAGATCGGCAATTACTTTTTATTGTCGATTTAAATCCAAGCATGCACTTTGGCACCAGAAACTGTTTTAAATCGGTACTGGCAGCCAGAATTACTTCTTTGCTCGGCTGGGCGGCAACCGCCCATGGCGATAGAGTGGGCGGCATGGTATTTAACCGAAATACTATTACCCAAATCAAACCGGGCAATGGTAAAAAAAGCCTGCTTAAATTACTCGATTTAATTTGTAATACCGATGCTGAATCTAGCGTGACTAGCCAGCCAGATGCAAACGCTCAAACAAACATCGACATTAATATCCATGGCGGAAGCGAACCGATTACTTTTCATCAGGTGTTGCAGCAAGCACAATCGCTACTGCGCCCCGGTAGCCTAGTGGTGATGTTAAGTGATTTTTATCAGCTCGATAGCAATGCGGAAACTCAGATCAATCGATTGGCTCAACATTGCGACCCGCTAGCGGTGGTTATCTCCGATCAATTAGAGCAAACCGCGCCGCCTCCGGGGAAGTACTGGATTAGCCATCAACAGCAAACTGCTCAAATCAACACCCACAGCAAAGCGTTGCGCAGTGCTTGGCAACAACAGTTTAAAGAACATCAACTGAACTTGTCGGCCATGTTATCTGGCAATGGTATTCCCAATATCCGAATGAGTACTGAACAAGCATCCAGCCCCGATCAGCTCGCGCTGGCATTAAAGCATGCGCTGGGAATTCGTCATGGTTAA